ACCCAAATATGACCGCAACTGTGTTAACAATGACCGATATATTCAGCATCTCTTTTCTCTCCTGACAAATGAGATCAGTTCCTCCTCGCTTGCAGGGAAGCGGGTGAAACGTTTGTAGTAGTTTAGCAGATATTTCTCCCTCTCTTCAAGTCTCTCACGGTGAAGATTACCGCTCACATACTCTGAAACTGTAACAAAATGACTGATCTTTCCTTCGACAAGATTCATCATGTGAGTAGCCAAATCCAGAAATTCTGCGGGCCAGTGAGTCGCCACAATGATTGTCTTGCCGGCCTTCCTTTCTGAGGATAGAATTTTTCGAACTCTATCTACAGCCCTTGCGTCCAGTCCGGAGGTCGGCTCGTCGAACAAGACTATTTCTCTGTCGAGCGCGACAATCGAAGCGATCGCGAGAAGCCGCTGCTCTCCTCCCGAGAGGGAAAAGGGAGTTCTCGAGCCGAAGCCGTCCAGTTCAAAACCGATCATCTGGAGAATATCTTCGAGCCTCCCGTAATCGTTCCTGCCGGTTATTTTTAGACTGAACTCGATCTCTTCTCTTACTGTGGGATTGAAGAAGCACTCCTCCGGGTACTGAAAGATCATTGAGGCCCTGGAAGTAAGTTTGCCGTATTCGCAGTCAATTCTTCCGCTCTCTGGCTCTATCAGACCGCAGAGAAGCTGTAGAAGAGTCGACTTTCCGGAGCCCGTTCTTCCCGTTAGTATGACGAAAGATCCCGACTCCAGGTCAAATGATACGTTCTTCAATGCGGGAATTCGTGAATTCTTCCCCTGGCCTTTATAGCTGAATGAAACCTCTCGAACCTTTAGCATGATACTGCTATCTCGAATGGAATTGCCATTTCCGCTTCAACGAAAATTGAAGGCGATTCCCTGAGCTCTTTGGAGGTGCCGTCAAACAGCTTACGCCGGCTGCCAATCAAGACGAATCTTTCAAAATCCTGGACTTCGGAGAATCTGTTGGTTGCGAAAATCACTGAGGTTTCCGGTCTCACAATCTCTGAAAGTGTGGCAAGCATTACTTCTCTATCGCTTCTGTCAATCATGGAAAGAGGTTCATCCAGCAAAAGCAGACCGGGTTCCGAAATGAGAGCGGCTGCAAGAGAAACGAGCTGGCGCTGGCCTCCCGAAAGAGTGAGAATATCTCTATCCCTGATTCCAGTAAAATCGAATCTCGAAATGAAGAGCTGTATCCGCTCCAAAATCTCACCTCTGGAAAGCGATAAGGACTGGAGTGGAAAGGCAAGATTCTCCTCCACCGTAGAGCCGAAAAGCGCCGAATCGGGATTCTGAAAAACGACTCCTATTTGGCCTTCGAAAGAGACCCTCCCGGAGAAGGGCTTTTTGATACCGGTTATGACGTTTATAAGCGTTGTCTTGCCAGAGCCGTTTTTCCCCAGCAGAGCCAATCTCTCACCTTTGGAGACGTCAAGAGAGAAATTCTCGAGTATCGGAGCATCGCCCGCTTTAACACTTACGTTCAGAAGAGAAAGAAGTGTTTCAGACTTTTCTGGAGACATAGACCCTTATACCGCCGGACTTCGTTTTCGTAACAACATTTCCAAAAGTCTCTTTCATGATTCCTTCCAGTCTCGATCCGCCCTTGTTGTGGTAGGCGACTATCTGAAGCGATCCTTTCTCAGTAAGCATTGCGGGAGCCTCTGTAATCAGTCTCTGCCACACTGCTTTCCCAGCGGCGATCGGTGGATTAGAAAGAATGGAATCGAACATCATGCCCTCCCACGGAGAGTAAAGCTCGCCTTTGCGGATATCTGCTTCGACGTTGTGGTCCCTCGCATTGATCTTTGAGAAAGTAACGGCTCTTGAATTTACATCACTCATGAAAAGCTTCAGATCGGGATATTCTCTTTTCAGAGTAATCCCGACGGGCCCGTAGCCGCAGCCGAGATCTAGTAGGCTTTCCCAACCCTCGATAAGGCAGTTCTCTATTAGCAGCAGGGAAGCTCTGTCAATCTTGCCGAAGGCGAAAACGCCCTCGGGACTCTTGAATGAGTAAGAGTGACCGTTTTTAAGTTTTAGTGAGGCCGCCTTAATAATCTGCGGGGGCTCGGTCTGATCAGTAAAGTAGTGCTGAAAAGTCTCTTTCATCCAAGTCTTCCCAGCTTTCTTCCTCCAAGTATGTGGAAGTGAAGGTGCTCTACTTCCTGGCCGGAATCGCTTCCTTGATTGACGATAAGTCTGAAACCGCTATCTTTTATCCCCTTTGACCGGACTATCTCGTCGACGAGATCGTAAAGACTCTTCAATACATCGCCATCGAAAGCGGTCAGTTCTTCGAGACTCTTCACGTGGTCCCTTGGAATTACAAGAACGTGGGCAGGCGCTACCGGATTTATGTCGTCAAAGGCGACGAACCAGTCGTTCTCTCCCACAAAACTGCTCTTGATTTCTCCACTGGCTATTTTACAGAAAATGCAGTCCACCGATCTCACTCCCTGTCTATGTAGTGACTCTTCATTGTCTCGACGAGCAACTCGGCAGATCTCCCGGCGAGTCTCTGAAAGTTTCTGTCGAAGTCTCTTTTTGAAGTCTCGTCTGCCCTGTCAAGAATCGTTTTGAGTACAAGATAATTTCTTTTGTTCTCGAAGGCTGTTTTTGCAAAAGGCGCGGAATCCATATCGAGGGCAATGCCTCCGTAGGAAGAGTGAATGCTGTCTCTAAGCGAGGAGTTCGCTATCACGCCGTCTCCCGAAAGGATCTTGCCGAACTTTCCCGCTTTAAAGTACACCCTGAGGAATCTCATCAAGAGGGTATCGGGAGCCTTCATTACCATCTTTCCTTCACTCAGGGGGAAGATCGTGTCGTACTCCTCAAACTCCGTTCCAACTACAACGTCGCCTATCTCCAGCGATTCATCGATTGCAGCAGCGCCAGAGGCGAGAACCGACAGTCCTGGATTGAAAAGATCAATCATTTTCTGAGTGATCATTGAGGTCTCAACTTTGCCCACGAATCCTCCGCAGGCAATTACTTCATTGTTTCCTATTACTCCTCTGCAGTAATGCCTTCCCAAAATCTCACCTGATTCTAGAACAAGCATATTGTCCATTACAGGTTTCACTTCTGGAAGAAAGACACCGAGCGCAAGAATCATGTCAACACCTCCATAGAGGATTATAACAAAAAGGGGACCCGCGGTCCCCTATTCTTCTTCAACATCTTCCTCTGCCAAAACCTCTTCAACGAGTCTGCTCCAGGCCTTGCTCACCTCTTCAAACTCGTCGTCTTCGACTGAATAAAGGAAGGGATTTTCATCCTCACCATGCTCAACTCTGAATACGATGTAGCCTTCATCTTCATCCTCGTCTTCTTCAGAGATATCCTCTTCGTCTTCGAAAAACTCTTCGACAACCCAATAGAGTCTGCCGTCGTTTTCAAATTCGGCGATGACGTTGAAGTGATGCTCTGTTCCGTCTTCGTCGGTAACTGTGAAACTGTCGAATTCAGCTTCTTCTCCGTGATTGTGTTCACAGTTTGGATCATTAGATTCGTCACAATCATGCATTTCAAGATCTTTTCTTTCTTCCATTATTTACCTCCGTTAGTCGCGATTCGGTACATACTAACACAGTCACGCAGAAGTCGCAACTTGATGACCTGTGAATAATCGTATACACTGTATCTGGAGTGTGAAGGCAGTGCTTGAAATCGAGAGAAAGTTCCTCTTCGGAAAAGAGTTACCTGTAAAAGTTATCGAAAGGGCAGAAAGACACCAGCTGATTATTCAGTGGTATCTGGACCATCCCGAGAGGCGGAGAATAAGACTCGGAGTTGATGAATCTGAGTGTTTTCTACTTGAGACCGTGAAATCGGGGAGCGGTCTCGTCAGGGAAGAGGAGGAAGAGTATCTCGATCCTGCGAAGATCACCGAGATCGCAGAACAGCTGAAAGCATCCAGGGCAGTTGTCAAATCAAGGCACATTTTTGCTCGCAAGCAAGTTGAGGGTGTGATTGACTGGTATCTGCTTCCTCAAATAGGGTATGTTTTTGAGGTGGAAACGTCCATTCCGTTTGTGAGACTTCCCGATCCGTGGGAATACTGGATGCTCCCGCGAGAAGAGTTCAGAGAAGTCACCGAAGACCCCGCCTACACAGCGAGATCCCTCGCAGTGGTTGTTCACTGCATTGAAGACATCTTTCCCATAAATGTGCCACTGATTAGCAATAGACAGATAGATAAATTCGAGATGCTCCTGCGACTGATCTACTAGAGCCCTAGCCCTTATCTATTTGAAGCGCGGAAGTAAGCAGTTCCAGATAACTCTTATCGCTGTTCATTGTACGGAGGGACAGATCCACAACGAAAACTCCATGCACTGAAATCCTCTTTCCCTTCGAATCTTTATAGCCAGCACCATCATGAATAGCGAAGAATCTCCCGTTATCCTGACCGAGATAGATCAGCGTATGGCCCGGCATATACAGTGGGTTTCCGGGTCTTAGGGATCGCAACTGAATCTTCCTTTCTTCCAAACTGCCTTCGAAAAGAATTCTGTCCTTCGATCCCAGCGTCTCTTGAGCCCAGGCGTCTCTGGGAAGTACGAGGCCAAAAACGGCAAAGATGTCCTGAACGAATCTCGAACAGTCTCTCCTGTTGTAGAGGCCTCCCCAGCCGTAACGCTCACCGAGCATCTTGAAGGCTTGATTCAATATCTCCCTGCCGGTTAGCTTCAAGTTCCCGATCTTTGCATCTTCACTCATTCTCACAAGGCCTTTTCGAAAACCCAGCGAGCCCAACCTCTCCCTCACGGGAACTTTGACTGTGAAACAGCCAAATGGCCCTTGCGCATGGAGGTTTCCACTCTCTCCAGGATCCTCAAGAGGCAGTTTGTCTCCCATTTGCAGAAACAGCCCAAAGGAATTCGGTTCAAAGGGGTCAGGCTCGATCTCCACTCTGCTGCCAGTTGCAAGGAGGAAGTCTCTCGAGCAATAGAAGTTCTGTACAGAGAGCCTGTTCTCCGTAACGGCAGAATCATTTGCCTTCAGCCAGCCCCTGTAACCAGGGGTCTGAACGAAGAGCCAGGAAGTGTCCCTGCTGTGCGCAAGAACTGCAAATGGCGTTCCAAGGCTTACAGAAGTCAACTGGAGGCGGTCATTGTCGATATACTCGTCGCAGGAAATGAAATCTGTGGGCAGCGCTCTCAGATGAGTCCTCCGAGTCACGATGCCAAACTTCTCTGCAATATCCTGATTGAGGATAGCAGTAG
The sequence above is a segment of the Mesotoga infera genome. Coding sequences within it:
- a CDS encoding histidine triad nucleotide-binding protein encodes the protein MDCIFCKIASGEIKSSFVGENDWFVAFDDINPVAPAHVLVIPRDHVKSLEELTAFDGDVLKSLYDLVDEIVRSKGIKDSGFRLIVNQGSDSGQEVEHLHFHILGGRKLGRLG
- a CDS encoding ABC transporter ATP-binding protein, giving the protein MSPEKSETLLSLLNVSVKAGDAPILENFSLDVSKGERLALLGKNGSGKTTLINVITGIKKPFSGRVSFEGQIGVVFQNPDSALFGSTVEENLAFPLQSLSLSRGEILERIQLFISRFDFTGIRDRDILTLSGGQRQLVSLAAALISEPGLLLLDEPLSMIDRSDREVMLATLSEIVRPETSVIFATNRFSEVQDFERFVLIGSRRKLFDGTSKELRESPSIFVEAEMAIPFEIAVSC
- a CDS encoding DUF1292 domain-containing protein, whose protein sequence is MEERKDLEMHDCDESNDPNCEHNHGEEAEFDSFTVTDEDGTEHHFNVIAEFENDGRLYWVVEEFFEDEEDISEEDEDEDEGYIVFRVEHGEDENPFLYSVEDDEFEEVSKAWSRLVEEVLAEEDVEEE
- a CDS encoding class I SAM-dependent methyltransferase encodes the protein MKETFQHYFTDQTEPPQIIKAASLKLKNGHSYSFKSPEGVFAFGKIDRASLLLIENCLIEGWESLLDLGCGYGPVGITLKREYPDLKLFMSDVNSRAVTFSKINARDHNVEADIRKGELYSPWEGMMFDSILSNPPIAAGKAVWQRLITEAPAMLTEKGSLQIVAYHNKGGSRLEGIMKETFGNVVTKTKSGGIRVYVSRKV
- a CDS encoding ABC transporter ATP-binding protein, encoding MLKVREVSFSYKGQGKNSRIPALKNVSFDLESGSFVILTGRTGSGKSTLLQLLCGLIEPESGRIDCEYGKLTSRASMIFQYPEECFFNPTVREEIEFSLKITGRNDYGRLEDILQMIGFELDGFGSRTPFSLSGGEQRLLAIASIVALDREIVLFDEPTSGLDARAVDRVRKILSSERKAGKTIIVATHWPAEFLDLATHMMNLVEGKISHFVTVSEYVSGNLHRERLEEREKYLLNYYKRFTRFPASEEELISFVRREKRC
- a CDS encoding adenosylhomocysteine nucleosidase, which gives rise to MILALGVFLPEVKPVMDNMLVLESGEILGRHYCRGVIGNNEVIACGGFVGKVETSMITQKMIDLFNPGLSVLASGAAAIDESLEIGDVVVGTEFEEYDTIFPLSEGKMVMKAPDTLLMRFLRVYFKAGKFGKILSGDGVIANSSLRDSIHSSYGGIALDMDSAPFAKTAFENKRNYLVLKTILDRADETSKRDFDRNFQRLAGRSAELLVETMKSHYIDRE
- a CDS encoding cell wall hydrolase produces the protein MTKVSERYTVCPENVSREMQQSAFWCGKITDSDEEWLNKDQIDAFNGSVISRAVDTGHTAYATKLENFPSTLEFDEVRAMINGAIPEHFMQTPLLSNEGEIVPSGIRGDIVDNATAILNQDIAEKFGIVTRRTHLRALPTDFISCDEYIDNDRLQLTSVSLGTPFAVLAHSRDTSWLFVQTPGYRGWLKANDSAVTENRLSVQNFYCSRDFLLATGSRVEIEPDPFEPNSFGLFLQMGDKLPLEDPGESGNLHAQGPFGCFTVKVPVRERLGSLGFRKGLVRMSEDAKIGNLKLTGREILNQAFKMLGERYGWGGLYNRRDCSRFVQDIFAVFGLVLPRDAWAQETLGSKDRILFEGSLEERKIQLRSLRPGNPLYMPGHTLIYLGQDNGRFFAIHDGAGYKDSKGKRISVHGVFVVDLSLRTMNSDKSYLELLTSALQIDKG